In the Streptomyces formicae genome, one interval contains:
- a CDS encoding ATP-grasp domain-containing protein, with product MSDSARLTPDRNVPGLIVKFGGYPLHHGGVAAIRTLGRLGVPMYAITEDRYTPAAVSRHLTRAFPWPTTGTEEPARLVDGLLRIGRRIGRPTVLIPTDEEAAVLIAEHQDELAGTGTGFGGFLFPRVEAELPRRLASKQGLHELCEEHGITSPAASFPESRSDIAEFAATASFPVVAKNREAFTRRKSPAVNGTTRIETPQGLLELARDWGERPGVILQEYLPREQAEDWIVHAYFDADSMPRAMFTGVKVRSWPPHAGMTANAYVVDNPELADLAARFIKQIGFTGIIDLDLRFDRRDGQYKLLDFNPRMGAQFRLFESESGVDVVRAMHLDLTGRAVPEGEQRAGHRYVVENIDLPALLAYRRSGYTTPHAPTRASGTELAWLAADDMRPFFTMLARFVRPGAKHLYQLWRTNRRGSTTTK from the coding sequence ATGTCCGACAGCGCGCGACTCACACCGGACCGGAACGTTCCGGGATTGATCGTCAAGTTCGGTGGCTACCCGCTGCACCACGGCGGCGTGGCCGCCATCCGCACCCTCGGCCGCCTGGGCGTGCCCATGTACGCGATCACCGAGGACCGCTACACGCCGGCCGCCGTCTCCCGTCATCTCACCCGCGCCTTCCCCTGGCCGACCACCGGGACGGAAGAGCCGGCCCGCCTGGTCGACGGGCTGCTCAGGATAGGGCGCAGGATAGGCAGGCCGACCGTCCTCATCCCCACCGACGAGGAGGCGGCCGTCCTCATCGCCGAGCACCAGGACGAGCTGGCGGGCACCGGCACGGGATTCGGCGGATTCCTCTTCCCGAGGGTGGAAGCGGAATTACCCCGCCGCCTCGCGAGCAAGCAGGGTCTGCACGAGCTGTGCGAGGAGCACGGCATCACGTCGCCCGCCGCCTCGTTCCCCGAAAGCCGGTCGGACATAGCGGAGTTCGCCGCCACGGCGAGCTTCCCCGTGGTGGCCAAGAATCGCGAGGCGTTCACCCGGCGCAAGAGCCCGGCGGTGAACGGCACGACGCGGATAGAGACCCCGCAGGGCCTGCTCGAACTGGCCCGTGACTGGGGCGAGCGGCCCGGCGTGATACTGCAGGAGTACCTGCCGCGCGAGCAGGCGGAGGACTGGATCGTGCACGCGTACTTCGACGCCGACTCGATGCCGCGCGCGATGTTCACGGGCGTCAAGGTCCGCTCCTGGCCACCGCACGCGGGCATGACGGCGAACGCGTACGTCGTCGACAACCCGGAACTCGCCGACCTCGCCGCGCGTTTCATCAAGCAGATCGGCTTCACCGGCATCATCGACCTGGACCTGCGCTTCGACCGGCGCGACGGTCAGTACAAGCTGCTCGACTTCAACCCGCGCATGGGCGCCCAGTTCCGGCTCTTCGAGAGCGAGTCGGGCGTGGACGTCGTCCGTGCGATGCACCTGGACCTGACGGGCCGCGCCGTCCCGGAGGGGGAGCAGCGCGCCGGTCATCGGTACGTGGTGGAGAACATCGACCTGCCCGCCCTGCTCGCGTACCGCCGCAGCGGATACACGACGCCGCACGCGCCCACCCGCGCGAGCGGCACGGAGCTCGCCTGGCTGGCCGCGGACGACATGCGGCCGTTCTTCACCATGCTCGCCCGCTTCGTACGGCCGGGGGCGAAGCATCTGTACCAGCTGTGGCGGACCAACCGCCGGGGCAGCACGACCACGAAGTAG
- a CDS encoding FAD-dependent oxidoreductase, protein MIQPVAVIGAGPYGLSTAAHLRARGIPVRVFGEPMVSWRAGMPEGMLLKSTPVASSIDAPQRGHTLVDYCDAAGIRRLVTDEDIIPVETFAAYGEWFQQKLVPDLERVKVVSVDRRGGGGFELKLDSGEQFTARAVVVATGLSGLARMPGELAAAVPDGPTPTGPVSHSSQLHDLSRFSGRDLIVVGAGQSALETAVLAAEAGARVRVVARGKGAVAFGAPPWRQPKFRPESPFGRAWSLYVLSYHADPYRHLPPSARHFLVRRILGPLGAWWLRDRYDGTVQTREVRRIRAAQVRDGQPVLTVETHAGRVEDLAADHVVAATGYRVDIEAMDFLGHGLRARLAVSRGTPRLGAGYASSIPGLYFTGMLGGSSYGPVMRFVCGTEFASPRLARHVAQAYG, encoded by the coding sequence GTGATTCAACCGGTAGCAGTCATCGGGGCCGGGCCCTACGGCCTGTCCACCGCCGCCCATCTGCGGGCGCGCGGCATTCCGGTGCGGGTGTTCGGTGAGCCGATGGTGAGTTGGCGGGCGGGCATGCCCGAGGGGATGCTGTTGAAGTCGACCCCGGTGGCGTCGAGCATCGACGCGCCGCAGCGCGGGCACACCCTCGTGGACTACTGCGACGCGGCGGGCATACGGCGCCTGGTCACCGACGAGGACATCATCCCGGTCGAGACCTTCGCCGCGTACGGGGAGTGGTTCCAGCAGAAGCTCGTGCCCGATCTGGAGCGGGTCAAGGTCGTCTCCGTGGACCGGCGCGGCGGTGGGGGCTTCGAGCTGAAGCTGGACTCCGGAGAGCAGTTCACGGCGCGCGCGGTCGTCGTCGCCACCGGTCTCTCGGGCCTGGCCAGGATGCCGGGCGAGCTGGCCGCCGCCGTGCCGGACGGGCCCACCCCCACGGGCCCCGTCTCGCACAGCTCGCAGCTGCACGACCTGTCCCGCTTCTCGGGGCGCGACCTGATCGTGGTGGGCGCGGGGCAGTCCGCCCTGGAGACGGCCGTGCTCGCCGCGGAGGCGGGCGCGCGGGTGCGGGTGGTGGCCAGGGGCAAGGGCGCGGTGGCGTTCGGCGCACCGCCGTGGCGGCAGCCGAAGTTCCGCCCGGAGTCCCCCTTCGGCAGGGCCTGGTCCCTGTACGTGCTGAGCTACCACGCCGACCCCTACCGCCATCTGCCGCCGTCGGCACGGCACTTCCTGGTCCGGCGCATCCTGGGCCCGCTGGGCGCCTGGTGGCTGCGCGACCGCTACGACGGCACGGTCCAGACCCGCGAGGTGCGCCGCATCAGAGCCGCGCAGGTGCGGGACGGACAGCCCGTGCTGACCGTCGAGACGCACGCGGGCCGCGTGGAGGACCTCGCGGCGGACCACGTGGTGGCCGCGACGGGCTACCGCGTCGACATCGAGGCGATGGACTTCCTCGGCCACGGGCTGCGGGCCCGTCTCGCGGTCAGCCGCGGCACCCCGAGGCTCGGCGCGGGGTACGCGTCGTCCATACCGGGCCTGTACTTCACCGGGATGCTGGGCGGCTCGTCGTACGGGCCCGTGATGCGGTTCGTGTGCGGCACGGAGTTCGCGTCGCCGCGGCTCGCGCGGCACGTGGCGCAGGCGTACGGCTGA
- a CDS encoding HAD family hydrolase, whose translation MAARIAYALIATDLDGTLLRGDDTVSDRSRTALARMAGAGARHLVVTGRPAPRVKPLLDDLGYDGLAVCGQGAQLYDARADRMEWSVTLDRELAEAALGKIEAEVGQVYAAVDQDGVEGLTLIEPGYEMPHPTLPAVRVPGRGVLWEEPISKVLLRHPTLADDELAAVARAAVGSLATVTMSGPGTVELQPCGVTKATGLALAAERLGLTADDTLAFGDMPNDIPMFVWAAHGVAMANAHHELKAVADELTLSNEDDGIAVVLEGLLGRG comes from the coding sequence ATGGCCGCTCGGATCGCATATGCCCTCATCGCCACCGACCTGGACGGAACGCTGCTGCGCGGCGACGACACGGTCTCGGACCGGTCGCGGACAGCGCTCGCGCGGATGGCGGGCGCGGGGGCCCGGCACCTGGTGGTGACAGGGCGGCCCGCACCGAGAGTGAAGCCGCTCCTCGACGACCTGGGGTACGACGGCCTCGCCGTCTGCGGTCAGGGCGCGCAGCTGTACGACGCCCGCGCGGACCGCATGGAGTGGTCGGTGACGCTCGACCGCGAGCTCGCCGAGGCCGCGCTCGGGAAGATCGAGGCCGAGGTCGGACAGGTGTACGCGGCCGTGGACCAGGACGGGGTCGAGGGGCTCACGCTCATCGAACCCGGGTACGAGATGCCGCACCCCACGCTCCCCGCGGTGCGGGTGCCGGGGCGCGGCGTGCTGTGGGAGGAGCCCATCAGCAAGGTCCTGCTGCGCCATCCGACGCTCGCGGACGACGAGTTGGCCGCGGTGGCCAGGGCCGCGGTCGGCTCGCTCGCCACGGTGACGATGTCGGGCCCCGGCACCGTGGAGCTCCAGCCGTGCGGGGTGACCAAGGCGACCGGGCTCGCCCTCGCCGCCGAGCGGCTCGGCCTGACGGCGGACGACACGCTCGCCTTCGGTGACATGCCCAATGACATCCCGATGTTCGTGTGGGCGGCGCACGGCGTGGCCATGGCCAACGCCCATCACGAACTCAAGGCCGTCGCCGATGAGTTGACCCTGTCGAACGAGGACGACGGGATCGCCGTCGTCCTGGAGGGCCTGCTCGGACGCGGCTAG
- a CDS encoding CocE/NonD family hydrolase, whose translation MSHTPKIRTDFPYETTHEDIRVPLPDGTKLYARVWRPVTDEPVPVLLEYLPYRLSDWTAPRDWQRHPWYAGHGYASVRVDVRGHGNSEGLPTDEYSAQELADGVEVVNWLAAQPWSSGKVGMFGISWGGFNSLQIAALAPEPLKAIVTVCSADDRYDNDVHYMGGSVLAVDMHAWAATMLAFVSRPPDPLCVGDAWREMWLTRLEAVEPFIHTWLEHQTRDDYWRHGSVCEDYAAIGAAVLAVGGWHDPYRDTVLRLVEHLPGDVRGLIGPWSHQYPDRGLPPGPAIGFLQETLRWWDHHLKGIDTGVMAEPKLRSWISESHPPATVYEELPGGWTGEPAWPSPNVTPLSYALQGNPVVVDSPQHTGLDAGRFFPFGNDADLPPDQRDEDAKSACFEFEVPARVRVLGRPKVTLRLRMDVPHGQAIARVCDVAPDGSSTLVTRGVLNLSARHGRDRADAWPVGATEDVTFELNGIGHTFPPGHRIRLAVSSAYWPWIWPRADSAGFTLDPVGSSLELPVREGDLDPAITFEAPEQSEPLGVVHPATLDEQRPERLVVRDVAEGEWRLEVDPRYGGTRVYPDGLEFTEDALETYTINESDPLSARTRSDWTIRLHRPELGWDVRVETHSEITCDAADFLTANEVVCKDGDEVVFHRTWERRIPRTAG comes from the coding sequence ATGTCGCACACACCGAAGATCCGGACCGACTTCCCGTACGAGACCACCCACGAGGACATCCGCGTACCCCTCCCCGACGGGACGAAGCTCTACGCACGCGTGTGGCGCCCCGTCACGGACGAGCCCGTCCCCGTGCTCCTGGAGTACCTCCCCTACCGGCTGAGCGACTGGACGGCGCCCCGCGACTGGCAGCGCCACCCCTGGTACGCGGGCCACGGCTACGCCTCCGTGCGCGTCGACGTCCGCGGCCACGGCAACAGCGAGGGCCTGCCCACCGACGAGTACTCGGCACAGGAGCTCGCGGACGGCGTCGAGGTGGTGAACTGGCTCGCCGCTCAGCCCTGGTCGAGCGGCAAGGTCGGCATGTTCGGCATCTCCTGGGGCGGCTTCAACTCCCTCCAGATCGCGGCCCTCGCGCCCGAGCCGCTCAAGGCGATCGTCACGGTCTGCTCGGCGGACGACCGCTATGACAACGACGTGCACTACATGGGCGGTTCCGTCCTCGCGGTGGACATGCACGCCTGGGCGGCGACGATGCTCGCCTTCGTGTCGCGCCCGCCGGACCCGCTGTGCGTCGGCGACGCCTGGCGCGAGATGTGGCTGACCCGCCTCGAAGCCGTCGAGCCCTTCATCCACACCTGGCTGGAGCACCAGACCCGCGACGACTACTGGCGGCACGGCAGCGTCTGCGAGGACTACGCGGCGATCGGTGCCGCGGTCCTCGCGGTCGGCGGCTGGCACGACCCCTACCGGGACACCGTCCTGCGTCTGGTCGAACACCTGCCCGGCGACGTACGCGGGCTCATCGGCCCCTGGTCGCACCAGTACCCGGACCGCGGCCTGCCGCCGGGGCCCGCGATCGGCTTCCTCCAGGAGACGCTGCGCTGGTGGGACCACCATCTCAAGGGCATCGACACCGGGGTGATGGCCGAGCCGAAGCTCCGCTCCTGGATCAGCGAATCGCACCCGCCCGCCACCGTCTACGAAGAGCTGCCCGGCGGCTGGACCGGCGAGCCCGCCTGGCCGTCGCCGAACGTCACCCCCCTCTCGTACGCCCTCCAGGGCAACCCCGTCGTCGTCGACTCCCCGCAGCACACCGGCCTCGACGCGGGCCGCTTCTTCCCCTTCGGCAACGACGCGGACCTGCCGCCCGACCAGCGGGACGAGGACGCGAAGTCGGCGTGCTTCGAGTTCGAGGTGCCCGCGCGGGTGCGCGTCCTCGGCCGTCCGAAGGTGACGCTGCGGCTGCGCATGGACGTCCCCCACGGGCAGGCGATCGCCCGCGTCTGCGACGTGGCACCGGACGGCTCCTCCACGCTGGTCACCCGCGGCGTGCTCAACCTCTCCGCGCGCCACGGCAGGGACCGCGCCGACGCCTGGCCCGTCGGCGCCACCGAGGACGTCACGTTCGAGCTCAACGGCATCGGCCACACGTTCCCGCCGGGACACCGCATCCGCCTCGCCGTCTCCTCCGCGTACTGGCCCTGGATCTGGCCGCGGGCGGACTCCGCGGGCTTCACGCTCGACCCGGTCGGCAGCTCGCTCGAACTCCCCGTGCGCGAGGGCGACCTGGACCCGGCGATCACCTTCGAGGCCCCTGAACAGTCGGAGCCGCTCGGCGTCGTCCACCCCGCCACCCTCGACGAGCAGCGCCCCGAGCGTCTGGTCGTACGCGATGTCGCCGAGGGCGAGTGGCGCCTGGAGGTCGACCCGCGCTACGGCGGCACGCGCGTGTACCCCGACGGCCTCGAATTCACCGAGGACGCCCTGGAGACGTACACGATCAACGAGTCCGACCCGCTGAGCGCCCGCACCCGCTCCGACTGGACGATCCGCCTGCACCGGCCCGAACTCGGCTGGGACGTGCGCGTCGAGACGCACTCGGAGATCACCTGTGACGCGGCGGACTTCCTCACCGCGAACGAGGTCGTGTGCAAGGACGGCGACGAGGTCGTCTTCCACCGGACCTGGGAGCGGCGGATCCCCAGGACGGCCGGCTAG
- a CDS encoding peptide MFS transporter codes for MSRTTAEYEPPAEPPTDPPPGDDHAFFGQPRGLLTLSGLEVWERFSFLGMQAILVLYFADSVANDGMGMDAGTAASVSAAYGTLVYLVSVAGGWLADRILGSYRAVLWGGVLIACGHYSMAVPTPTMTWVGLGLISAGTGLLKPNVASMVGKLYRTEDERRDAGFALYYMAINVGAFAGPLITGWLGDHKGWHWGFSAAAIGMTFGLIQYVAGRRHLAGRKASAEFALPRDAMRRAVLMIVAGLVALAAVAGLLAAVGWLTMDRFVDLLTLISVIAPVVYFAVMFRSPRVTGEERRRLRPYVVLFLASVVFNFILFQAYSTMMLLASTNAETSILGFHFPASWYASALGAFEVALAPVVATLWARMGPRQPHASNKIAFGVVLGGLSFLLMVLPTSGHSGDTYKMAAWWIVGSYLLLGLGDVLLETSGMSATTKLAPKAFASQTMALWFLSLALANGIQAQVVKLYGEVSNPAYFGVNGGIAVLAGIAVIALAPWLRRTMHPVH; via the coding sequence TTGTCCCGTACTACGGCCGAGTACGAGCCGCCCGCAGAGCCGCCGACGGATCCGCCGCCGGGCGACGACCACGCCTTCTTCGGGCAGCCGCGCGGTCTGCTCACCCTCTCCGGCCTGGAGGTCTGGGAGCGGTTCTCGTTCCTCGGGATGCAGGCCATCCTCGTCCTCTACTTCGCCGACTCCGTGGCGAACGACGGCATGGGCATGGACGCGGGCACGGCCGCGTCGGTCTCCGCGGCGTACGGAACGCTGGTCTACCTGGTCTCCGTGGCGGGCGGCTGGCTCGCCGACCGCATCCTCGGCTCGTACCGCGCGGTCCTGTGGGGCGGCGTCCTCATCGCCTGCGGCCACTACTCGATGGCCGTGCCGACCCCGACGATGACGTGGGTGGGCCTCGGCCTGATCAGCGCGGGCACCGGACTGCTCAAGCCGAACGTCGCCTCGATGGTCGGCAAGCTCTACCGCACCGAGGACGAGCGCCGCGACGCCGGTTTCGCGCTCTACTACATGGCGATCAACGTCGGCGCCTTCGCGGGACCGCTGATCACCGGCTGGCTCGGTGACCACAAGGGCTGGCACTGGGGCTTCTCGGCGGCCGCGATCGGCATGACCTTCGGCCTCATCCAGTACGTCGCGGGGCGGCGCCACCTCGCGGGGCGCAAGGCGTCCGCCGAGTTCGCGCTGCCCCGGGACGCGATGCGGCGGGCGGTCCTGATGATCGTCGCGGGCCTTGTCGCCCTCGCGGCGGTCGCGGGTCTCCTCGCCGCCGTCGGCTGGCTGACCATGGACCGCTTCGTCGACCTGCTCACCCTCATCTCGGTGATCGCGCCGGTCGTCTACTTCGCGGTGATGTTCCGCAGCCCGCGCGTCACCGGCGAGGAGCGGCGCAGGCTGCGCCCCTACGTCGTGCTCTTCCTCGCCTCGGTCGTTTTCAACTTCATCCTCTTCCAGGCGTACTCGACGATGATGCTGCTCGCGTCGACCAACGCGGAGACGTCGATCCTCGGCTTCCACTTCCCCGCCAGCTGGTACGCCTCCGCGCTCGGCGCCTTCGAGGTCGCGCTCGCCCCCGTCGTCGCCACCCTGTGGGCGCGGATGGGCCCCCGCCAGCCGCACGCCTCCAACAAGATCGCGTTCGGCGTGGTCCTGGGCGGTCTCTCGTTCCTGCTGATGGTCCTTCCGACCTCGGGGCACAGCGGCGACACCTACAAGATGGCCGCCTGGTGGATCGTCGGCTCGTACCTGCTGCTGGGGCTCGGCGACGTCCTCCTGGAGACCTCGGGCATGTCGGCCACCACGAAGCTCGCCCCGAAGGCGTTCGCCAGCCAGACCATGGCGCTCTGGTTCCTGTCCCTCGCGCTCGCCAACGGCATCCAGGCACAGGTCGTGAAGCTCTACGGAGAGGTCTCCAACCCCGCGTACTTCGGCGTGAACGGCGGCATCGCGGTCCTCGCGGGCATCGCCGTCATCGCGCTCGCCCCCTGGCTGCGCCGCACCATGCACCCCGTCCACTGA
- a CDS encoding polyprenyl synthetase family protein has translation MTVVGPFGLSVRDQALEADVQAGLTAVEEGLLEATKSEVPFITEAAQHLVRAGGKRFRPLLVMLASQFGDPYAPGVVPSAVVVELTHLATLYHDDVMDEADVRRGVDSANQRWGNSVAVLTGDFLFARASYILADLGPEAVRIQAEAFERLVTGQILETAGPTEGRDPVDHYLDVLGGKTGSLVAVACRFGAMMSGADETVVDVLTQYGERLGVAFQLADDVLDIASDSHESGKTPGTDLREGIPTLPVLRLRERVARLGLAEDIALSELLDSDLTDDARHAEALTRLRAHPALEQARRDTVRYAEEARAALAPLPECDAKASLIELCDLVVHRAG, from the coding sequence GTGACCGTCGTCGGGCCGTTCGGTCTTAGCGTGCGGGACCAGGCTCTCGAAGCCGATGTCCAGGCCGGGTTGACGGCTGTCGAGGAGGGCCTGCTCGAGGCCACCAAGAGTGAGGTCCCGTTCATCACGGAGGCCGCTCAGCACCTCGTCCGCGCCGGGGGGAAGCGCTTCCGCCCCCTCCTCGTCATGCTCGCCTCCCAGTTCGGCGACCCCTACGCGCCGGGCGTCGTGCCCTCCGCGGTGGTCGTCGAGCTCACCCACCTCGCGACGCTCTACCACGACGACGTGATGGACGAGGCGGACGTGCGCCGCGGCGTCGACAGCGCCAACCAGCGCTGGGGCAACTCCGTCGCCGTCCTGACCGGCGACTTCCTCTTCGCCCGCGCCTCCTACATCCTGGCCGACCTCGGTCCCGAGGCCGTCCGGATCCAGGCGGAGGCCTTCGAGCGCCTGGTCACCGGACAGATCCTGGAGACGGCGGGGCCGACCGAGGGACGCGACCCGGTCGACCACTACCTCGACGTGCTCGGCGGCAAGACGGGCTCGCTCGTCGCCGTGGCGTGCCGGTTCGGCGCGATGATGTCCGGCGCGGACGAGACCGTCGTCGACGTCCTCACGCAGTACGGCGAGCGGCTCGGCGTCGCCTTCCAGCTCGCCGACGACGTCCTCGACATCGCGTCCGACTCGCACGAGTCGGGCAAGACGCCGGGCACCGACCTGCGCGAGGGCATCCCCACGCTCCCGGTCCTGCGGCTGCGCGAGCGCGTGGCGCGGCTCGGGCTCGCCGAGGACATCGCCCTGAGCGAGCTGCTCGACTCGGACCTCACCGACGACGCGCGGCACGCGGAGGCGCTCACCAGGCTGCGGGCCCACCCGGCGCTCGAACAGGCCCGCAGGGACACCGTGCGGTACGCGGAGGAGGCGCGGGCCGCGCTGGCGCCGCTGCCGGAGTGCGACGCGAAGGCGTCCCTGATCGAGCTGTGCGACCTCGTGGTGCACCGGGCGGGCTGA
- a CDS encoding LolA family protein: MAPYEPEQDTSETGELRVGRRKAARYVVPIAVAGVAAATIGLVPALATSGDPDLPKISAQKLIEKIAASDTQQLSGNVKISTDLGLPSMGGLAGGFAGGGGGSGADGGEQGKGSAADPKSKLMELASGTHTLRVAADGQDKQKVSVLEDAAEYSLIHNGDDVWAYDSASNEAYHAKDAGAGKDEGKGGGKGKDLPKDVPATPKDFAEQALKAVDGTTSVEVDGTAQVAGRDAYRLVVKPKQSGSTIGQITVAVDAETGTPLKFTLTPASGGAAVVDAGFTKVDFGKPSASTFDFTPPKGAKVTEADEHADRGGDFKGKDQLGKEFDKGDLNGLRVIGEGWNAVAELKIPGGQGLPTTGSGDVPPDAQKLLDSLGDQVSGKFGSGTVFSTRLINALVTDDGKVYVGAVTKDALVKAANR; encoded by the coding sequence ATGGCACCGTACGAACCGGAACAGGACACCAGCGAGACGGGGGAGCTGCGCGTGGGCCGCCGCAAGGCGGCGCGCTACGTCGTCCCGATCGCGGTGGCGGGGGTGGCCGCGGCGACCATCGGGCTCGTCCCGGCGCTCGCCACCTCGGGCGACCCCGATCTGCCGAAGATCTCCGCGCAGAAACTCATCGAGAAGATCGCCGCTTCGGACACGCAGCAGCTCTCCGGCAACGTCAAGATCAGCACCGATCTCGGCCTGCCGTCGATGGGCGGCCTCGCGGGCGGCTTCGCCGGTGGTGGCGGCGGATCCGGCGCGGACGGCGGCGAGCAGGGCAAGGGCTCGGCCGCCGACCCCAAGTCGAAGCTGATGGAGCTGGCGTCGGGCACGCACACCCTGCGCGTCGCGGCCGACGGCCAGGACAAGCAGAAGGTGTCCGTCCTGGAGGACGCCGCCGAGTACAGCCTGATCCACAACGGCGACGACGTGTGGGCGTACGACAGCGCGTCGAACGAGGCGTACCACGCGAAGGACGCCGGGGCGGGCAAGGACGAGGGCAAGGGCGGAGGCAAGGGCAAGGACCTTCCCAAGGACGTGCCCGCCACCCCCAAGGACTTCGCCGAGCAGGCCCTGAAGGCCGTCGACGGCACGACGTCCGTGGAGGTCGACGGGACCGCGCAGGTCGCGGGCCGCGACGCGTACCGCCTGGTGGTCAAGCCGAAGCAGTCGGGCTCCACGATCGGCCAGATCACCGTCGCGGTGGACGCCGAGACCGGTACGCCGCTCAAGTTCACCCTGACCCCGGCCTCCGGCGGCGCGGCCGTCGTCGACGCGGGCTTCACCAAGGTCGACTTCGGCAAGCCTTCCGCGTCCACGTTCGACTTCACGCCGCCCAAGGGCGCGAAGGTCACCGAGGCCGACGAACATGCCGACCGGGGCGGCGACTTCAAGGGCAAGGACCAGCTCGGCAAGGAGTTCGACAAGGGCGACCTGAACGGTCTCCGGGTCATCGGCGAGGGCTGGAACGCCGTCGCCGAGCTGAAGATCCCGGGCGGCCAGGGCCTGCCGACGACCGGTTCGGGCGATGTCCCGCCGGACGCGCAGAAGCTGCTCGACTCGCTCGGCGACCAGGTCAGCGGCAAGTTCGGTTCGGGCACGGTCTTCTCGACCCGCCTGATCAACGCCCTCGTCACGGACGACGGCAAGGTCTACGTGGGCGCGGTCACCAAGGACGCGCTCGTGAAGGCGGCGAACCGCTAG
- a CDS encoding ABC transporter ATP-binding protein, protein MFETPSVIETHALSKRYGKHLAVDRLDLTVPEGSVFGFLGPNGSGKTTTIRMLMGLIEPTSGRAEVLGRPMPRATRTVLPHVGALIEGPALYGFLSGRDNLLRYDSADPAADPRTRRARADAALDRVGLTAAAGKKAKAYSLGMKQRLGLAAALLQPRKLLVLDEPTNGLDPQGMREIRTLVRELAAEGTTVFLSSHLLDEIEQVCTHAAVMTRGRLITQGPVAELAAGARGRLVVTTPDPGDAARVLKERGATDLVVTEDRVTCEPPGQDAELSDLNAALVGAGVRVRGFGLERASLEDVFVALTGEGFDVAG, encoded by the coding sequence GTGTTCGAGACGCCCAGCGTCATCGAGACGCACGCGCTCAGCAAGCGCTACGGCAAGCACCTGGCCGTCGACCGGCTCGACCTCACCGTCCCCGAAGGCAGCGTCTTCGGCTTCCTCGGGCCGAACGGCTCGGGCAAGACGACCACCATCCGCATGCTGATGGGCCTCATCGAGCCGACGTCAGGACGTGCCGAGGTCCTCGGCCGCCCCATGCCGCGCGCCACGCGCACCGTGCTGCCGCACGTGGGCGCGCTGATCGAGGGCCCCGCGCTGTACGGCTTCCTGTCCGGCCGCGACAACCTCCTGCGGTACGACTCCGCGGACCCCGCCGCCGATCCGCGCACGCGCCGTGCGCGGGCCGACGCGGCGCTCGACCGGGTCGGGCTCACCGCTGCGGCGGGCAAGAAGGCCAAGGCGTACTCCCTGGGCATGAAGCAGCGCCTGGGGCTCGCGGCCGCGCTGTTGCAGCCGCGCAAGCTGCTCGTGCTCGACGAGCCGACCAACGGACTCGACCCGCAGGGCATGCGCGAGATCCGCACGCTGGTGCGGGAGCTGGCGGCGGAGGGCACCACCGTCTTCCTCTCCTCGCACCTCCTCGACGAGATCGAGCAGGTCTGTACGCACGCGGCGGTGATGACCCGGGGCCGCCTGATCACGCAGGGCCCGGTCGCCGAGCTCGCGGCGGGCGCGCGCGGGCGGCTCGTGGTGACGACACCGGACCCGGGCGACGCGGCCCGCGTCCTCAAGGAGCGGGGCGCGACGGACCTCGTCGTGACGGAGGACCGCGTGACGTGCGAGCCGCCGGGCCAGGACGCGGAGCTGTCCGACCTGAACGCCGCGCTGGTCGGCGCGGGCGTACGCGTCCGTGGCTTCGGGCTCGAACGGGCCTCCCTGGAAGACGTGTTCGTGGCTCTGACGGGAGAGGGATTCGATGTCGCGGGCTGA